A single window of Eleginops maclovinus isolate JMC-PN-2008 ecotype Puerto Natales chromosome 19, JC_Emac_rtc_rv5, whole genome shotgun sequence DNA harbors:
- the hmgcl gene encoding hydroxymethylglutaryl-CoA lyase, mitochondrial isoform X1: protein MAAVMRLVNRSILSSAMGQKYVAYSSSAKVTAAGVRAGQALPEKVKIVEVGPRDGLQNEKTMVSTETKIHLIDMLSATGLPVIEATSFVSPKWVPQMADQVEVMKGIGRKPGVSYPVLTPNLKGFQAALKAGASEVAIFGAASELFSKKNINCSVDESLQRFDEVMKAAKEAGVPVRGYVSCVLGCPYEGKVAPEKVAHVAKRLYSMGCYEISLGDTTGVGTPGSMSEMLEAVSKEVPVNALAVHCHDTYGQALANILVALQMGISVVDASVAGLGGCPYAKGASGNVATEDVVYMLHGLGIQTGVDLSKLMDAGAYICRTLNRKTSSKVALATCKL, encoded by the exons ATGGCGGCCGTGATGAGGCTCGTAAACAGAAGTATTCTAAGTTCTGCAATGGGTCAGAAGTATGTGGCGTACAGCTCATCAGCAAAGGTCACTGCA gctggCGTAAGAGCAGGCCAAGCTCTTCCAGAGAAGGTGAAAATAGTGGAGGTGGGACCCAGAGATGGTCTTCAGAATGAAAAG ACTATGGtgtcaacagaaacaaaaattCACTTGATTGACATGTTGTCAGCGACAGGGCTACCAGTCATTGAGGCCACCAGCTTTGTCTCTCCAAAATGGGTTCCACAG ATGGCAGACCAGGTGGAGGTGATGAAGGGGATTGGTAGGAAACCGGGGGTGTCTTACCCCGTCCTAACCCCCAACCTCAAGGGTTTCCAGGCTGCT TTGAAGGCTGGAGCTTCAGAGGTAGCCATATTTGGTGCTGCATCTGAGCTCTTCAGTAAGAAGAACATAAACTGCTCAGTGGACGAGAGTTTACAGCGCTTTGACGAGGTTATGAAAGCAGCCAAAGAAGCCGGTGTACCAGTTAGAGG CTACGTGTCATGTGTTCTTGGATGTCCGTATGAAGGCAAGGTGGCACCTGAAAAAGTTGCACAt GTAGCTAAGCGTCTGTACTCCATGGGCTGCTATGAGATCTCTCTGGGTGACACTACAGGAGTGGGGACTCCTGGGAGCATGAGTGAAATGCTGGAGGCTGTAAGCAAAGAGGTGCCAGTTAATGCCTTGGCAGTGCACTGCCACGATACCTACGGCCAGGCCCTGGCTAACATCCTCGTAGCCTTACAG ATGGGAATCAGTGTGGTGGACGCATCAGTAGCAGGACTGGGAGGCTGTCCCTATGCCAAGGGGGCTTCTGGGAATGTTGCTACTGAAGATGTAGTCTACATGCTCCATGGACTTGGGATTCAAACA GGAGTGGATCTCTCAAAGCTGATGGATGCCGGAGCCTATATCTGCCGAACCCTCAACAGGAAGACCAGCTCCAAAGTAGCGCTGGCCACCTGCAAGCTGTAG
- the gjb3 gene encoding gap junction protein beta 3 has translation MDWKTFQALLSGVNKYSTAFGRVWLSVVFVFRVMVYVVAAERVWGDEQKDFDCNTKQPGCANVCYDHYFPISHIRLWALQLIFITCPSFMVVMHVAYRDDRERKYKAKHGDSTKLYNNTGKKHGGLWWTYLISLFVKTGIEIAFLYILHHIYDSFYLPRLVKCSGPPCPNVVDCYIGHPTEKKVFTYFMVGASGLCIVLNICEIIYLISKRIVRIGNKLKRRHRNMAVQQDDYNSKDPFNNCHLAVPTLDREDRPPSFKSAFKSSHGLSILRMEEKIRASAPNLSSS, from the coding sequence ATGGACTGGAAGACCTTCCAAGCCCTCCTCAGTGGGGTTAATAAGTACTCTACAGCGTTCGGGCGGGTATGGCTATCTGTGGTGTTCGTGTTCAGGGTTATGGTGTACGTGGTGGCGGCTGAACGAGTGTGGGGTGATGAGCAGAAGGACTTTGACTGCAACACCAAGCAGCCCGGCTGTGCCAACGTCTGCTACGACCACTACTTCCCCATCTCCCACATCCGCCTGTGGGCCCTGCAGCTCATCTTCATCACCTGTCCATCTTTTATGGTGGTGATGCACGTGGCGTACCGTGATGACCGTGAGCGCAAATACAAGGCGAAGCATGGAGACAGCACCAAGCTTTACAACAACACGGGCAAGAAGCACGGCGGCTTGTGGTGGACCTATCTGATCAGCCTCTTCGTCAAGACGGGCATCGAGATTGCGTTCCTCTACATCCTCCACCACATCTACGACAGCTTCTACCTGCCGAGACTGGTTAAGTGCAGCGGGCCGCCTTGCCCCAACGTGGTGGACTGCTATATCGGGCACCCCACTGAGAAGAAGGTCTTCACCTACTTCATGGTCGGAGCTTCAGGCCTCTGCATCGTCCTGAACATCTGTGAGATCATCTATCTCATCTCCAAACGCATTGTGCGGATCGGCAACAAGCTGAAGAGGCGTCATCGCAACATGGCCGTGCAACAAGACGACTACAACAGCAAGGACCCCTTCAACAACTGTCATCTGGCTGTGCCGACTCTGGACCGGGAGGACAGGCCACCGTCCTTTAAGAGTGCATTCAAGTCCTCCCACGGGTTATCTATACTCAGAATGGAAGAGAAGATAAGGGCCTCTGCCCCTAATCTCTCCTCTTCATGA
- the hmgcl gene encoding hydroxymethylglutaryl-CoA lyase, mitochondrial isoform X2, protein MAAVMRLVNRSILSSAMGQKYVAYSSSAKAGVRAGQALPEKVKIVEVGPRDGLQNEKTMVSTETKIHLIDMLSATGLPVIEATSFVSPKWVPQMADQVEVMKGIGRKPGVSYPVLTPNLKGFQAALKAGASEVAIFGAASELFSKKNINCSVDESLQRFDEVMKAAKEAGVPVRGYVSCVLGCPYEGKVAPEKVAHVAKRLYSMGCYEISLGDTTGVGTPGSMSEMLEAVSKEVPVNALAVHCHDTYGQALANILVALQMGISVVDASVAGLGGCPYAKGASGNVATEDVVYMLHGLGIQTGVDLSKLMDAGAYICRTLNRKTSSKVALATCKL, encoded by the exons ATGGCGGCCGTGATGAGGCTCGTAAACAGAAGTATTCTAAGTTCTGCAATGGGTCAGAAGTATGTGGCGTACAGCTCATCAGCAAAG gctggCGTAAGAGCAGGCCAAGCTCTTCCAGAGAAGGTGAAAATAGTGGAGGTGGGACCCAGAGATGGTCTTCAGAATGAAAAG ACTATGGtgtcaacagaaacaaaaattCACTTGATTGACATGTTGTCAGCGACAGGGCTACCAGTCATTGAGGCCACCAGCTTTGTCTCTCCAAAATGGGTTCCACAG ATGGCAGACCAGGTGGAGGTGATGAAGGGGATTGGTAGGAAACCGGGGGTGTCTTACCCCGTCCTAACCCCCAACCTCAAGGGTTTCCAGGCTGCT TTGAAGGCTGGAGCTTCAGAGGTAGCCATATTTGGTGCTGCATCTGAGCTCTTCAGTAAGAAGAACATAAACTGCTCAGTGGACGAGAGTTTACAGCGCTTTGACGAGGTTATGAAAGCAGCCAAAGAAGCCGGTGTACCAGTTAGAGG CTACGTGTCATGTGTTCTTGGATGTCCGTATGAAGGCAAGGTGGCACCTGAAAAAGTTGCACAt GTAGCTAAGCGTCTGTACTCCATGGGCTGCTATGAGATCTCTCTGGGTGACACTACAGGAGTGGGGACTCCTGGGAGCATGAGTGAAATGCTGGAGGCTGTAAGCAAAGAGGTGCCAGTTAATGCCTTGGCAGTGCACTGCCACGATACCTACGGCCAGGCCCTGGCTAACATCCTCGTAGCCTTACAG ATGGGAATCAGTGTGGTGGACGCATCAGTAGCAGGACTGGGAGGCTGTCCCTATGCCAAGGGGGCTTCTGGGAATGTTGCTACTGAAGATGTAGTCTACATGCTCCATGGACTTGGGATTCAAACA GGAGTGGATCTCTCAAAGCTGATGGATGCCGGAGCCTATATCTGCCGAACCCTCAACAGGAAGACCAGCTCCAAAGTAGCGCTGGCCACCTGCAAGCTGTAG